In a genomic window of Melopsittacus undulatus isolate bMelUnd1 chromosome 1, bMelUnd1.mat.Z, whole genome shotgun sequence:
- the PDSS1 gene encoding all trans-polyprenyl-diphosphate synthase PDSS1 isoform X2: MALRWWWRCGPGSRWEQPLGSLPRLRPPGPGARTPLLPPTPSAAICHFTQRNSTLSFPKICNIFWRFHHTSTSHWCSCSKTVSNEKYQDPFQLGRKDLKNLYEDIKKELLVSAAEFKEMCDYYFDGKGKAFRPMIVVLMARACNIHHNNSREVQASQRSVAIIAEMIHTASLVHDDVIDDANSRRGKMTVNQIWGERKAVLAGDFILSAASVALARIGNTTIISVLTQVIEDLVRGEFLQLGSKENENERFAHYLEKTFKKTASLIANSCKAVSILGCPDPKVHEIAYQYGKNVGIAFQLIDDVLDFTSCADHLGKPAAADLKLGLATGPVLFACRQFPEMNAMIMRRFSKPGDVERARKYVLQHEIHTIKVKRSCMSSVPSAEE, encoded by the exons ATGGCCTTGCGCTGGTGGTGGCGGTGCGGCCCCGGTTCCCGCTGGGAGCAGCCGCTCGGCTCCCTGCCGCGCCTCCGCCCGCCGGGGCCCGGGGCCCGCACCCCGCTGCTGCCGCCGACCCCCAGCGCGGCG ATTTGTCACTTTACCCAAAGAAATTCAACGTTGTCATTTCcaaaaatatgtaatatattttgGCG GTTTCATCATACAAGTACCTCCCACTGGTGCAGCTGCAGTAAAACAGTTAGTAATGAAAAATACCAAGACCCTTTTCAACTTGGTAGAAAAGACTTGAAGAATCTCTATGAAGATATTAAGAAG GAATTACTTGTATCTGCTGCAGAATTTAAGGAAATGTGTGATTATTACTTTgatgggaaaggaaaggccTTTCGACCAATGATTGTGGTGCTAATGGCAAGGGCTTGCAACATTCACCATAATAATTCCAG GGAGGTGCAAGCAAGCCAGCGCTCTGTGGCCATAATTGCTGAGATGATCCACACAGCTAGCCTAGTTCATGATGATGTTATTGATGATGCAAATTCTCGCAGAGGAAAAATGACAGTCAATCAAAtctggggagagaggaag gCTGTTCTAGCTGGTGACTTCATCCTCTCAGCTGCTTCCGTAGCTTTAGCACGAATTGGAAATACCACTATCATCTCTGTTCTAACTCAGGTGATTGAAGATCTGGTGCGTG GTGAATTCCTCCAGTTGGGTTCCAAGGAAAATGAGAATGAGAGATTTGCTCACTACCTCGAGAAGACTTTTAAGAAGACTGCAAGTCTCATAGCAAACAGTTGTAAAGCA gtttcAATTCTAGGCTGCCCTGATCCCAAAGTTCATGAGATTGCATACCAGTATGGGAAAAATGTTGGCATAGCTTTTCAG CTAATAGATGATGTGCTGGATTTTACATCATGTGCTGACCATCTGgggaaaccagcagcagcagatctcAAGCTTGGATTAGCCACAGGCCCTGTCCTGTTTGCTTGTCGACAG TTTCCAGAAATGAATGCTATGATAATGAGAAGATTCAGTAAGCCAGGAGATGTTGAACGTGCTCGGAAGTATGTGTTGCAG CATGAAATCCACACAATAAAAGTTAAAAGGTCATGCATGAGCTCAGTTCCTTCAGCTGAAGAGTAG
- the PDSS1 gene encoding all trans-polyprenyl-diphosphate synthase PDSS1 isoform X1: MALRWWWRCGPGSRWEQPLGSLPRLRPPGPGARTPLLPPTPSAAICHFTQRNSTLSFPKICNIFWRFHHTSTSHWCSCSKTVSNEKYQDPFQLGRKDLKNLYEDIKKELLVSAAEFKEMCDYYFDGKGKAFRPMIVVLMARACNIHHNNSREVQASQRSVAIIAEMIHTASLVHDDVIDDANSRRGKMTVNQIWGERKAVLAGDFILSAASVALARIGNTTIISVLTQVIEDLVRGEFLQLGSKENENERFAHYLEKTFKKTASLIANSCKAVSILGCPDPKVHEIAYQYGKNVGIAFQLIDDVLDFTSCADHLGKPAAADLKLGLATGPVLFACRQFPEMNAMIMRRFSKPGDVERARKYVLQSDGVQQTTYLAQRYCHEATREISKLRPSPEREALIQLTEMVLTRDK, encoded by the exons ATGGCCTTGCGCTGGTGGTGGCGGTGCGGCCCCGGTTCCCGCTGGGAGCAGCCGCTCGGCTCCCTGCCGCGCCTCCGCCCGCCGGGGCCCGGGGCCCGCACCCCGCTGCTGCCGCCGACCCCCAGCGCGGCG ATTTGTCACTTTACCCAAAGAAATTCAACGTTGTCATTTCcaaaaatatgtaatatattttgGCG GTTTCATCATACAAGTACCTCCCACTGGTGCAGCTGCAGTAAAACAGTTAGTAATGAAAAATACCAAGACCCTTTTCAACTTGGTAGAAAAGACTTGAAGAATCTCTATGAAGATATTAAGAAG GAATTACTTGTATCTGCTGCAGAATTTAAGGAAATGTGTGATTATTACTTTgatgggaaaggaaaggccTTTCGACCAATGATTGTGGTGCTAATGGCAAGGGCTTGCAACATTCACCATAATAATTCCAG GGAGGTGCAAGCAAGCCAGCGCTCTGTGGCCATAATTGCTGAGATGATCCACACAGCTAGCCTAGTTCATGATGATGTTATTGATGATGCAAATTCTCGCAGAGGAAAAATGACAGTCAATCAAAtctggggagagaggaag gCTGTTCTAGCTGGTGACTTCATCCTCTCAGCTGCTTCCGTAGCTTTAGCACGAATTGGAAATACCACTATCATCTCTGTTCTAACTCAGGTGATTGAAGATCTGGTGCGTG GTGAATTCCTCCAGTTGGGTTCCAAGGAAAATGAGAATGAGAGATTTGCTCACTACCTCGAGAAGACTTTTAAGAAGACTGCAAGTCTCATAGCAAACAGTTGTAAAGCA gtttcAATTCTAGGCTGCCCTGATCCCAAAGTTCATGAGATTGCATACCAGTATGGGAAAAATGTTGGCATAGCTTTTCAG CTAATAGATGATGTGCTGGATTTTACATCATGTGCTGACCATCTGgggaaaccagcagcagcagatctcAAGCTTGGATTAGCCACAGGCCCTGTCCTGTTTGCTTGTCGACAG TTTCCAGAAATGAATGCTATGATAATGAGAAGATTCAGTAAGCCAGGAGATGTTGAACGTGCTCGGAAGTATGTGTTGCAG AGTGATGGTGTGCAGCAAACAACCTACCTCGCCCAGCGCTACTGCCATGAAGCTACACGAGAGATCAGTAAGCTACGACCATCCCCTGAAAGAGAAGCCCTCATCCAACTGACAGAAATGGTGCTCACAAGAGACAAGTGA
- the PDSS1 gene encoding all trans-polyprenyl-diphosphate synthase PDSS1 isoform X4 — protein MIHTASLVHDDVIDDANSRRGKMTVNQIWGERKAVLAGDFILSAASVALARIGNTTIISVLTQVIEDLVRGEFLQLGSKENENERFAHYLEKTFKKTASLIANSCKAVSILGCPDPKVHEIAYQYGKNVGIAFQLIDDVLDFTSCADHLGKPAAADLKLGLATGPVLFACRQFPEMNAMIMRRFSKPGDVERARKYVLQSDGVQQTTYLAQRYCHEATREISKLRPSPEREALIQLTEMVLTRDK, from the exons ATGATCCACACAGCTAGCCTAGTTCATGATGATGTTATTGATGATGCAAATTCTCGCAGAGGAAAAATGACAGTCAATCAAAtctggggagagaggaag gCTGTTCTAGCTGGTGACTTCATCCTCTCAGCTGCTTCCGTAGCTTTAGCACGAATTGGAAATACCACTATCATCTCTGTTCTAACTCAGGTGATTGAAGATCTGGTGCGTG GTGAATTCCTCCAGTTGGGTTCCAAGGAAAATGAGAATGAGAGATTTGCTCACTACCTCGAGAAGACTTTTAAGAAGACTGCAAGTCTCATAGCAAACAGTTGTAAAGCA gtttcAATTCTAGGCTGCCCTGATCCCAAAGTTCATGAGATTGCATACCAGTATGGGAAAAATGTTGGCATAGCTTTTCAG CTAATAGATGATGTGCTGGATTTTACATCATGTGCTGACCATCTGgggaaaccagcagcagcagatctcAAGCTTGGATTAGCCACAGGCCCTGTCCTGTTTGCTTGTCGACAG TTTCCAGAAATGAATGCTATGATAATGAGAAGATTCAGTAAGCCAGGAGATGTTGAACGTGCTCGGAAGTATGTGTTGCAG AGTGATGGTGTGCAGCAAACAACCTACCTCGCCCAGCGCTACTGCCATGAAGCTACACGAGAGATCAGTAAGCTACGACCATCCCCTGAAAGAGAAGCCCTCATCCAACTGACAGAAATGGTGCTCACAAGAGACAAGTGA
- the PDSS1 gene encoding all trans-polyprenyl-diphosphate synthase PDSS1 isoform X3 has protein sequence MICHFTQRNSTLSFPKICNIFWRFHHTSTSHWCSCSKTVSNEKYQDPFQLGRKDLKNLYEDIKKELLVSAAEFKEMCDYYFDGKGKAFRPMIVVLMARACNIHHNNSREVQASQRSVAIIAEMIHTASLVHDDVIDDANSRRGKMTVNQIWGERKAVLAGDFILSAASVALARIGNTTIISVLTQVIEDLVRGEFLQLGSKENENERFAHYLEKTFKKTASLIANSCKAVSILGCPDPKVHEIAYQYGKNVGIAFQLIDDVLDFTSCADHLGKPAAADLKLGLATGPVLFACRQFPEMNAMIMRRFSKPGDVERARKYVLQSDGVQQTTYLAQRYCHEATREISKLRPSPEREALIQLTEMVLTRDK, from the exons atg ATTTGTCACTTTACCCAAAGAAATTCAACGTTGTCATTTCcaaaaatatgtaatatattttgGCG GTTTCATCATACAAGTACCTCCCACTGGTGCAGCTGCAGTAAAACAGTTAGTAATGAAAAATACCAAGACCCTTTTCAACTTGGTAGAAAAGACTTGAAGAATCTCTATGAAGATATTAAGAAG GAATTACTTGTATCTGCTGCAGAATTTAAGGAAATGTGTGATTATTACTTTgatgggaaaggaaaggccTTTCGACCAATGATTGTGGTGCTAATGGCAAGGGCTTGCAACATTCACCATAATAATTCCAG GGAGGTGCAAGCAAGCCAGCGCTCTGTGGCCATAATTGCTGAGATGATCCACACAGCTAGCCTAGTTCATGATGATGTTATTGATGATGCAAATTCTCGCAGAGGAAAAATGACAGTCAATCAAAtctggggagagaggaag gCTGTTCTAGCTGGTGACTTCATCCTCTCAGCTGCTTCCGTAGCTTTAGCACGAATTGGAAATACCACTATCATCTCTGTTCTAACTCAGGTGATTGAAGATCTGGTGCGTG GTGAATTCCTCCAGTTGGGTTCCAAGGAAAATGAGAATGAGAGATTTGCTCACTACCTCGAGAAGACTTTTAAGAAGACTGCAAGTCTCATAGCAAACAGTTGTAAAGCA gtttcAATTCTAGGCTGCCCTGATCCCAAAGTTCATGAGATTGCATACCAGTATGGGAAAAATGTTGGCATAGCTTTTCAG CTAATAGATGATGTGCTGGATTTTACATCATGTGCTGACCATCTGgggaaaccagcagcagcagatctcAAGCTTGGATTAGCCACAGGCCCTGTCCTGTTTGCTTGTCGACAG TTTCCAGAAATGAATGCTATGATAATGAGAAGATTCAGTAAGCCAGGAGATGTTGAACGTGCTCGGAAGTATGTGTTGCAG AGTGATGGTGTGCAGCAAACAACCTACCTCGCCCAGCGCTACTGCCATGAAGCTACACGAGAGATCAGTAAGCTACGACCATCCCCTGAAAGAGAAGCCCTCATCCAACTGACAGAAATGGTGCTCACAAGAGACAAGTGA